In Natranaerobius thermophilus JW/NM-WN-LF, the genomic stretch GATGATAAACAAATTAGCCCACAAGGGGTAGGGCAGAATCTACAAGCAGTCCATAGGATTATGAAAACCTATTTGAGTGATGTGGAACACGGGGATTTATTTGAACCTAAATACAGCCTGTACGATTTATCCAAACAAGTATTTCCTGGTGTGATTATGCTCAAAGAACATTTCCGCTGTCTACCTGAAATAATTCAGTTTAGCAATGACTTGATGTATCAGGGAGAAATACTACCCTTAAGAGAGAAGATGGGCAGTGTGGGACAAGAATGGTCTTCAATTGTCAGAGTACCTATTGAAAATGGTTATAGAATGGTGAACTCGAAAAGCAATGAACCTGAAGCTAAGAAAATTGTAGAAACTATCATCCAATGCTGTGAGCGAGAAGAATACGCTGATAAAACTATGGGTGTTATCTCTTTACTAGGAGATGAACAGGCAAACTTAATTGAAAAAATGCTCATGGAAGAACTGGGACCTGAAGAAATGAAAAGAAGAAAACTGCATGCCGGTGATGCTTATTACTTTCAAGGTGATGAACGAGATGTTATTTTCCTTTCAATGGTAGAAGCAAAAGGAGAACATAGACCTGCAGTGCTAAACAAAGAAGACGATTTCAAGCGATTCAATGTTGCCATGAGTAGGGCTAAAGATCAAGTGTGGCTTTTTCATTCCATTGATACTGATAATTTGAATCCACAAGATGTTAGATACAAACTAATTCATTACTTCAAGTCTCCCCATAGATTGCAAAAAGAGTCTGCTGAATTGGAAGAGTTATGTGATTCAAAATTTGAAAAAGATGTGTTAAAAGACTTATTAAGACTTGGATATACAGTAGAACCACAGTATCAGGTGGGCACTAAAAGAATCGATTTAGTGGTGTTGGGCATGGACGGCAGTAAATTAGCAGTTGAGTGTGACGGAGATGCATATCATGGGATAGAAAACTGGGAATATGACTGGAATCGTCAAATTCAATTAGAACGACTTGGCTGGAAATTCTTTAGAATTAGAGGTAGTGCTTATTATAGAGCCCCTGAAAAAGAAATTAACGATTTAGCTTCGGTCCTTGAGGAGATGGGAATTTATCCACATTATTAGTAGGTTGATAGGTTGAAATTGAAAGAAAAATAAGAGGAATGGAGTAAAAGAAAATGACAGCAAAAATTTCTAAACCCCTAATATCTGGAATTTATTGACCAATAAAAAGTTTTTATGATATGCTTGTACATATGATATCAATCACAAAAAAAGATTTAGGGGGGGGACGAACTATGAAAAGATTTAGTATTCTTTTGCTATCATTGATGCTAATTATGGGAGGACTTTTTGTAGCAGGCTGTGAAACAGAAGAGGACGTAGCAAAAGAAGATGATGAGGTTGCAGAAGAAGAAAAGGATGAGAAAGAAAAGGATCAAGATGAAACTGTTGATGAAGAAGAATTAGATGAATTCATGGAAGACGCGGACTTTGAAGACGGCACATATCGAGGTATATTCGCCGATAGAGGAGACATTCATGTTGGCTTACAGTTTACCTTAGAAGACAACAAAATAACTGAAATTAGCCATAGGCACATGTATTACGATGGTATAGACTATTTAGATGAAGATATTGATGAAACTTACAAAGGAATCAGAGATCAGCATAAGCAGGCAGTAGAACATTTAGAAGGTAAAGATGTACGAGAAGCTGTGGCAGACTTATATGAGCCCGGTGACTTTGTGGACGATGTAGATAGCTTTTCAGGAGCGACTATTTATTCTCAGAAGGAAGTTTCCGCCATTGTAGATGGCTTGAACCGAGGAGTATATAGATTCAGAGAAGTAGGTGGCGAAGTGCCGGAGGATTATAGCCCTATTTCTGAAGATGCAGATTTTGAAGATGGAACATATCGAGGTATTTTTGCCGATAGAGGAGACATTCATGTTGGCTTACAGTTTACCTTAGAAGATAATAAAATAACTGAAATTAGCCATAGGCACATGTATTACGATGGTATAGACTATTTAGATGAAGATATTGATGAAACTTACAAAGGAATCAGAGATCAGCACAAGCAGGCAGTAGAACATTTAGAAGGTAAAGATGTACGAGAAGCTGTATCAGACTTATATGAGCCCGGTAACTTTGTGGATGATGTAGATAGCTTTTCAGGAGCGACTATTTATTCCCAGAAGGAAGTTTCCGCCATTGTAGATGGCTTGAACCGAGGAGTATATAGATTCAGAGAAGTAGGTGGCGAGGTACCGGAGGATTATAGCCCTATTTCTGAAGATGCAGATTTTGAAGATGGAACATATCGAGGTATTTTTGCCGATAGAGGAGACATTCATGTAGTTTTACAGTTTACTTTAGAAGATAACGAAATAACTGAAATAGGACATAGATACATGTATTATGATGGTGTAGATTATTTAGACGAAGATATTGATGAAACTTACAAAGGAATCAGAGATCAGCACAAGCAGGCAGTAGAACATTTAGAAGGTAAAGATGTACGAGAAGCTGTGGCAGACTTATATGAGCCCGGTGACTTTGTGGACGATGTAGATAGCTTTTCAGGAGCGACTATTTATTCTCAGAAGGAAGTTTCCGCCATTGTAGATGGTCTAAACCGAGGAGTATACAGATTCAGAGAAGTAGGTGGCGAAGTGCCGGAGGATTATAGTCCTCTAAGAACTAGGCCACAGACTCAGCAGTAATCATTTAAAAATTTATTGATAGCAAAAGCCCGTGCATATAGCACGGGCTTTTTTGCATGGTGTTTAATTAAATTACTATAGTAGATTAAAATTCTCGATGAAAATCTATGGACTCTATATCAAAAACTCTTAATGATGAATTAGAGTCAGGCTCTAAAGCTAACTTTGCATATTTATCTACTTCTTTTTTGTTCTTAGGCCCATGACTTAAAGAAGTAGCTCCGCCGATACAACCATTTTTACAAGCCATTCCTTCAATAAATGTATTGTCACAACGGTTATGTTTAAGTTTTTTCAAAACCTTATCACACTCAATGATGCCATCACAACTTACTGGATCAAATGGCACATCAAGCTTTTCTTCCTTAATGATATTTTCAATAGCTTGAGAAATTCCACCTGTACGGGCAAATATCCTACCATAATAAGAAGCGTTATCTAACAAACTTTCTTCTTGATCTTGTAACTCAAGACCTTTTGAATCAATCATTGCTGCTAGCTCTTCGAATGTCAATGCATAGTCTGTTATTCCTTGAAGATCTTTTTGTTGTATCTCCATTTTTTTGGCGGTACAAGGGCCTATAAATACTACTTTGCTCTTAGGATCCAAATCTTTAATTAATTTAGAAATGGCAATCATAGGAGAAATCATACTTGAAATATTGTCTTTTAACTCAGGATATTCATTAAGAATGTACTGGACAAAAGACGGACAGCAAGAACTAGTGATAGTTTTTTTGTTTTCTATAGTTTGAGCATATTCGTGTGTCTCTTTAACCGCCACCATATCGGCTCCTAAAGCTACTTCAATTACATCATGGAAACCTAATTTTTTGATACCTGTTATTACTTGTCCAATACTTGCGTATGTAAACTGACTAGCTATGGCAGGAGCAATAATTGCATAAACTTTATTGTTTTCATCTGCATTTTTTAGCAATTCAATTACTTCAGTTATATATGATTTATCCATTATTGCGCCAAAAGGACATTGATACACACAAGCTCCGCATTGTATACACTTGTCATTATCAATAGTAGCTTTTTTATTTACTTCAATATTTATTGCATTTACTCCACATGCCTTTTTACATGGTCTCATCACATCTACTATTGCATTGTATGGACATGCATCTTTACATTTTCCACATTCTATGCATTTTTGACCATCTATTTTTGCTTTATGTTGAACAAATTCAATGGCCCCTACAGGACAGTAAGAAACACAGTGATTAGCCAAGCATCCTCTACAAGCTTCTGTAATAACATACCGTGTATCAAAACATTCATCACAAGCCTCATCTATCACTTCTATGATATTATTATTTTCTTTATTTCCTCCGAGAGCCACTTTTATTCTTTCATAAGTTACAACTCTTTCCTTATGGATACAACATCTTATTTTAGGTTCTAGATCAATTCTTTTAGGGATATGAATTAATTCTTTATCTAATGTTCCTTCAAACGCTGCTTTAGATACTTCTCTTAAAACTTCATATTTCGATTCTTGAATTTTATTTTCAAATTTTCTCACTTGCCACTACCTCCTCAAGATATATTTTTTTGGCTTATAGATGACTTTTTTTGTATACTTTAGGGTATAAGTAAAATTGAAACTTTACAGTTATCAACATTCAACTTAAATACTCTATACTTTAAAGGATTTCTTTTTCGATAAAATCTTCAACATCTTCTAAAGCTAAAGAATGGACAGGGCCATCATCAACTTTTACGGAAACAGCTTTGGTACATTCTCCTAAGCAAAAAGCAGCCTTAAGTTCTACTTTGTCTGTTAGGTTTTTTTCTTCTAGTTTTTTTTCGATACTATTGATAACATCATAGGCCCCTTTTAAATGACATGCACTTCCAACACAAACATTGATTATCATATTAACTTCCCTCCTTAAAATTTAATAATATTCTATAGTAACTTGCTTACCCATATTTTCTAATCTTTCTGCAATGCTTTTAATAACCTGAGTTTTAATACCTAGATTTGGTAAGTCTGGATTTTGATGGGCAGGGTTGATAGCCTGTCCAACATAAAAGTTTATATGAGTGCAATCCTTAATAAACATTTTTGTTAAACGGGTTGCACCATCTTTAGACTTAAAAGGCTGAGAAGATTCTTTTAAGTGTGTATTAACTAAGTACTCATCTATGTTCTTAAGAACTTTTGTGAGTGTAAGAACACCTTCAGTTACTAGATCCAAACCTTCCATTTTAGCAACAGGCGGCACTTCATTTGTGCCAGTCTGAATATCAACTTTTATATCTTTACCAGTTTCTCTACTTACTATATTTGCTGCGGTTCCACCACAAACGATCTTTTTGCCTTTTGATTGTAAAATTTTTTGTACTAATATGGGATCATCTTTTTTGTTTTTAGGTGGACCAGAAAAAACTTGCAAAACTTCAGTTTCTCGGGCTTTTACAACGGCAACTGATATGTCATCTCCTGGTCTTTGGTTAAAGAAAAAATTAGATGTGTCAACAACTCTTCTAGAAATCACTTTAGCACATTCTTCGATTTTTGATTGTTTAATTAAATATTTGGCTACATTTTCCCACTTCCAACCTAAAGTGAGTACTTCTCCCACTCCTGCATGTATAACACCATCACTGACAAGAATTAAACTATCACCCTTTATCAGTTGGGCTTTACTTTCTAATATTTTTTTTCCATGTATTATTTGTTCTTTTTTGTTTAGTTTAACGAGACCACCATTTCTAATAAAAAAAACAGGAGGGTTATCATACTCTACAATATGAACTTTTCCATTTTTAGATATCTTTAATATTGCAAAAGTAGAGTAGGCTAATTTACGAACATTACAAACCGGTAATGTACTTGCTATGGTTTCTACGGTTTCATATACTGTTGCTCCGCCCTTTAACATTGTCCCGGCTATTTTCGTTGTCATTGTTGCCAGGATATTAGCCTTTACACCACTACCAAGTCCATCAGATAAAATGATGATAATATTTTCTTCTGTTTCTATAACTTCTATATTATCTCCACAGAGCTCTTCATTTTTCTTATTTATGAAATCATAAGCATAATCTATAAAAAAGCCCAATTAATCATCCCTCCGTTCCTCAATGACAATATCTTTTAAATCCGTTAATGCAACTTTAGTTTCTGCTGTAGTTTCTCCTAAAAGACTAGCAATTTCTTGTGCAACCCTCATTTGCTTATCTATAACACTTTGAGCGACATCAATGGTGTTTTTTTTAACTCTTACTAACTCCTCTTTATTTTTTTCTGCTGAAGTTACATCAGTCATGATAGCCATTAATACTTTTTCTTCTTTGAGGTATATAATATTAGCTATTAATATAACACCATAATTAGAATACTCGACTTTTTTTCCTATAAGATTAGTTTTGGTTTCTAAAACTTTTTTAAATGTGTCTTCTTCAATTATCTCACCAATTCTCTTGCCTTTTATTTTATTAGCTTCTATGTTAAATATTTGTTCCGAAGAAGGATTGAATTCTCTTACTACCAAATTAAAATCAACCATAAATATTGCATTGGGACTATGATCAAAAATCACATTTTTCAAGCTTTCTGCTTTTGACCGCATAAAAGGATGACACATGTTAACATGGGCGTTTTTTCTTAAAATTGACTCTGCAAATTCTCTACATGTAACATAACCACAAGCATTACAATTTAGCTCATCTTCTTTTTTATTTTTACCTATACTATTTAAGACTTCGTCAATTTGTTCTTTAGGGTGGCGATATTTTTTAACTTTTTTTGAAGATACATGTCTTTCGATATCAATTTTTTGTGCAAACTTATTTTCTATTTTGACATCATCACTACACTTTTTAGCAATATAATCTTTAACATACTTTTTTCTAACATAATAGCTTGGTGCCTCTTTAAGCATACCTGTGCCATCTATACATCCTCCAGGACAAGATAAGATTTCTAAAAATATACCGCTGAGCTCACCTTTCTTTAAACTATTTAAAATTTCCTTAGAACGCTCTACCCCAGTGACAACTATCTTTTCATAGTTTTCATTTTTTTCATTAGATAACTTGATATTGCAAGGTATTAACTTTCCCTTATCATTAGCTTTTTCATCAAAAGGCTCTGGTGATTGGTTTTTGAGATCTAAATTATTATCTTTAAACCATTTTTGTAATTCAACAAAAGTGAGCACAGAATTAATTATTCCATTATATTGACTTTCGTGAGCTTCTACTTTTTTAGCAATACAAGGCCCTATAAAAACTATATATGCATCTTCACCATATTTTTCACGAATCATTTTTCCATGGGCAATCATAGGTGACACTACAGGTATTAGATAATTTACTAACTCAGGATAGTATTTTTCGACTAAATAGACTGTAGAAGGACAACTTGTTGAAATCAAATTTTTTTGCTTTGCATCATTAGTGAAGTTTTCATAAGCATTTATTACAACATCAGCTCCAACTGCTGTTTCTTCTACTGCATAGAATCCTAATTCTTTTAAAGCAGTAACAATTTTTCCACCTTCTTTTATAGAAAATGCACCAGGAAAGGAAGGTGCTAAACTGGCTATTACTTTTTTATTGGAAGATAAAGCATCCTTAACTTCTTTAACTTTATCCTTTATAGTCAAACCATTTCGTTCACAAGCAACATAACACTCTCCACAAGATATACAAAGCTTTTCATCGTTTTCCCGGGGATCTCCAAAAACAGATATAGCTTTAGTATTACATGCTCTGATACATCTATAGCAATTTACGCAATCTTCTTCTGAAAAACTGATAAATTTCATTTTTTTCACTCCTTTGTTACTTGATTCACATGCTTATTATATTATAACTCATTTTATTTCTAAATCCAACCATATATTTTGATTTAGGTTGTATTGTAGTTGAATGTTGATAACTTTTTGAAATATCAACTTTACTTAAAAATGATTAAGCCATGAAATTTCCAAAAAGGAAATTTCACCCTTAACAAGAATATAATAATTGACGATTTATTTTTGGACGGTTTTATGTTTAGCTTTTGTGGACCAAATTAAGAAATTAATGCATAATTATTTTT encodes the following:
- a CDS encoding (2Fe-2S) ferredoxin domain-containing protein — encoded protein: MIINVCVGSACHLKGAYDVINSIEKKLEEKNLTDKVELKAAFCLGECTKAVSVKVDDGPVHSLALEDVEDFIEKEIL
- a CDS encoding FMN-binding protein, which codes for MKRFSILLLSLMLIMGGLFVAGCETEEDVAKEDDEVAEEEKDEKEKDQDETVDEEELDEFMEDADFEDGTYRGIFADRGDIHVGLQFTLEDNKITEISHRHMYYDGIDYLDEDIDETYKGIRDQHKQAVEHLEGKDVREAVADLYEPGDFVDDVDSFSGATIYSQKEVSAIVDGLNRGVYRFREVGGEVPEDYSPISEDADFEDGTYRGIFADRGDIHVGLQFTLEDNKITEISHRHMYYDGIDYLDEDIDETYKGIRDQHKQAVEHLEGKDVREAVSDLYEPGNFVDDVDSFSGATIYSQKEVSAIVDGLNRGVYRFREVGGEVPEDYSPISEDADFEDGTYRGIFADRGDIHVVLQFTLEDNEITEIGHRYMYYDGVDYLDEDIDETYKGIRDQHKQAVEHLEGKDVREAVADLYEPGDFVDDVDSFSGATIYSQKEVSAIVDGLNRGVYRFREVGGEVPEDYSPLRTRPQTQQ
- a CDS encoding SpoIIE family protein phosphatase; this translates as MGFFIDYAYDFINKKNEELCGDNIEVIETEENIIIILSDGLGSGVKANILATMTTKIAGTMLKGGATVYETVETIASTLPVCNVRKLAYSTFAILKISKNGKVHIVEYDNPPVFFIRNGGLVKLNKKEQIIHGKKILESKAQLIKGDSLILVSDGVIHAGVGEVLTLGWKWENVAKYLIKQSKIEECAKVISRRVVDTSNFFFNQRPGDDISVAVVKARETEVLQVFSGPPKNKKDDPILVQKILQSKGKKIVCGGTAANIVSRETGKDIKVDIQTGTNEVPPVAKMEGLDLVTEGVLTLTKVLKNIDEYLVNTHLKESSQPFKSKDGATRLTKMFIKDCTHINFYVGQAINPAHQNPDLPNLGIKTQVIKSIAERLENMGKQVTIEYY
- a CDS encoding 4Fe-4S dicluster domain-containing protein → MRKFENKIQESKYEVLREVSKAAFEGTLDKELIHIPKRIDLEPKIRCCIHKERVVTYERIKVALGGNKENNNIIEVIDEACDECFDTRYVITEACRGCLANHCVSYCPVGAIEFVQHKAKIDGQKCIECGKCKDACPYNAIVDVMRPCKKACGVNAINIEVNKKATIDNDKCIQCGACVYQCPFGAIMDKSYITEVIELLKNADENNKVYAIIAPAIASQFTYASIGQVITGIKKLGFHDVIEVALGADMVAVKETHEYAQTIENKKTITSSCCPSFVQYILNEYPELKDNISSMISPMIAISKLIKDLDPKSKVVFIGPCTAKKMEIQQKDLQGITDYALTFEELAAMIDSKGLELQDQEESLLDNASYYGRIFARTGGISQAIENIIKEEKLDVPFDPVSCDGIIECDKVLKKLKHNRCDNTFIEGMACKNGCIGGATSLSHGPKNKKEVDKYAKLALEPDSNSSLRVFDIESIDFHREF
- a CDS encoding [Fe-Fe] hydrogenase large subunit C-terminal domain-containing protein translates to MKFISFSEEDCVNCYRCIRACNTKAISVFGDPRENDEKLCISCGECYVACERNGLTIKDKVKEVKDALSSNKKVIASLAPSFPGAFSIKEGGKIVTALKELGFYAVEETAVGADVVINAYENFTNDAKQKNLISTSCPSTVYLVEKYYPELVNYLIPVVSPMIAHGKMIREKYGEDAYIVFIGPCIAKKVEAHESQYNGIINSVLTFVELQKWFKDNNLDLKNQSPEPFDEKANDKGKLIPCNIKLSNEKNENYEKIVVTGVERSKEILNSLKKGELSGIFLEILSCPGGCIDGTGMLKEAPSYYVRKKYVKDYIAKKCSDDVKIENKFAQKIDIERHVSSKKVKKYRHPKEQIDEVLNSIGKNKKEDELNCNACGYVTCREFAESILRKNAHVNMCHPFMRSKAESLKNVIFDHSPNAIFMVDFNLVVREFNPSSEQIFNIEANKIKGKRIGEIIEEDTFKKVLETKTNLIGKKVEYSNYGVILIANIIYLKEEKVLMAIMTDVTSAEKNKEELVRVKKNTIDVAQSVIDKQMRVAQEIASLLGETTAETKVALTDLKDIVIEERRDD